A stretch of the Parasegetibacter sp. NRK P23 genome encodes the following:
- a CDS encoding DUF5131 family protein, with product MANSSIEWTEMTWNPTTGCTKISAGCKFCYAEIMTRRLKAMGQEKYQYGFKIVKTHPETLDIPYTWKHPKIVFVNSMSDLFHQDVPLEYIKQVFKVMNENPQHVFQVLTKRAERLFKVHKELHWTHNIWMGVSVEDIRVIERIDFLRKTRAKVKFLSLEPLIGELSNLNLKKIDWVIVGGESGHKPRPMNPDWVLDIQDQCEKAKVAFFFKQWGGKNKKAAGRILNGRTYDEMPDVHELIRNS from the coding sequence ATGGCAAATTCATCTATCGAATGGACAGAAATGACTTGGAACCCAACTACGGGCTGCACAAAGATTTCTGCCGGCTGCAAATTTTGCTATGCTGAAATAATGACCCGGCGATTAAAAGCAATGGGGCAGGAAAAATATCAATACGGATTTAAAATAGTAAAAACTCATCCGGAGACACTTGATATCCCTTATACTTGGAAACATCCTAAGATTGTATTTGTAAATTCAATGAGCGACCTTTTTCATCAAGATGTTCCTTTAGAATACATAAAACAGGTTTTCAAAGTAATGAATGAAAATCCACAACATGTCTTTCAGGTTTTGACCAAAAGAGCTGAAAGGCTTTTTAAAGTTCATAAAGAATTGCATTGGACACATAATATTTGGATGGGAGTTTCCGTAGAGGATATAAGGGTGATTGAGCGTATTGACTTCCTACGAAAGACAAGAGCGAAAGTAAAATTTCTTTCACTTGAGCCACTCATCGGGGAGTTGAGCAACCTTAATTTAAAGAAAATAGATTGGGTAATAGTTGGGGGTGAAAGTGGACATAAACCACGACCAATGAACCCAGATTGGGTTTTAGACATACAAGACCAATGTGAAAAAGCCAAAGTTGCATTTTTCTTCAAACAGTGGGGAGGCAAGAATAAGAAGGCTGCAGGTCGCATTTTAAATGGGCGGACTTATGATGAGATGCCGGACGTTCACGAGCTTATAAGAAACTCTTGA